Proteins from a genomic interval of Desulfitibacter alkalitolerans DSM 16504:
- a CDS encoding MBL fold metallo-hydrolase: MFFKRIETPGLAHWSYMIGDGSEIVVIDPRRDVGIYLEEARKARMNITAILETHRNEDYIIGSRELAELTGAIVYISGYEDLGFNYGTFIQDYDTIRLGSLTIQALHTPGHTLGHMSYAVYIKDQPYMVFTGDCLFAGDVGRTDFYGRENLPKMTGLLYDSIMEKIFPLGDHVLLCPAHGAGSACGTAIQDRPWTTVGYERLYNPRLQYATKEDFINNVGQVLPKPPYFEKMEVCNVKGAPFLGDIVKLPAIRVSSLPKSLSEGQIVDVRDEGAFCTSHIPNSLYIPKGSLASYLGWFVDVETPIYFLTNDFSEASLAFLYMTCRRTGFDNVGGFLGSGIIEWETRGGEINSIETVSPAELKQYLSASRDIAILDVRKNEELARARSLGNSIHIPLHDLKVRAQELPDNRTIYILCASGVRSTIAASILKMAGKKPAVILGGLAGWHAAKQIEN; this comes from the coding sequence ATGTTTTTTAAACGCATAGAAACTCCAGGTTTAGCCCACTGGTCGTACATGATTGGAGATGGTTCAGAAATAGTAGTAATAGATCCAAGACGGGATGTGGGAATATATTTGGAAGAAGCGCGTAAGGCCAGGATGAATATTACTGCCATCTTGGAAACCCATCGCAATGAGGATTATATTATTGGTTCTAGAGAACTAGCCGAGCTTACCGGTGCCATTGTATATATTTCAGGTTATGAGGATTTAGGGTTTAACTATGGTACTTTTATCCAAGATTATGATACCATTAGATTAGGCAGCCTAACCATTCAAGCCCTGCATACTCCCGGCCATACCCTTGGCCATATGTCCTATGCAGTTTATATCAAGGATCAGCCTTATATGGTATTCACAGGTGACTGTCTTTTTGCAGGAGATGTTGGCAGGACAGACTTTTATGGAAGGGAAAATCTCCCAAAGATGACAGGCCTTCTCTATGACAGCATTATGGAGAAGATTTTTCCTTTAGGTGACCATGTTCTCCTCTGCCCGGCACATGGAGCCGGCTCTGCATGCGGCACTGCCATTCAGGACCGCCCCTGGACAACAGTAGGGTATGAAAGACTGTATAATCCCAGGCTGCAGTATGCAACAAAAGAGGATTTTATTAATAATGTGGGGCAGGTACTGCCAAAGCCTCCCTATTTTGAAAAAATGGAGGTTTGCAATGTAAAAGGCGCACCTTTCCTTGGGGATATTGTCAAGCTTCCGGCAATCAGGGTTAGCTCCCTTCCTAAAAGCCTTTCAGAAGGCCAGATAGTTGATGTCAGGGATGAAGGTGCATTCTGCACAAGTCATATTCCAAACTCACTTTATATTCCCAAGGGCAGCCTGGCTTCTTATCTTGGCTGGTTTGTGGACGTGGAAACACCCATATATTTTTTAACCAATGATTTTAGTGAAGCATCGCTAGCCTTTTTATATATGACCTGCAGGAGAACTGGTTTTGATAATGTTGGAGGTTTTCTAGGTTCTGGAATAATTGAGTGGGAGACAAGGGGCGGGGAGATAAACTCCATTGAGACTGTTTCCCCGGCAGAACTAAAACAATATTTATCTGCTTCTCGTGACATTGCAATTCTTGACGTTAGGAAAAACGAGGAGCTGGCAAGGGCAAGGAGCCTGGGCAACAGCATCCACATACCCTTACATGATTTAAAGGTGCGGGCCCAGGAACTTCCTGATAACAGGACAATTTATATTTTGTGTGCAAGTGGTGTCCGCTCCACCATTGCTGCTAGCATTCTAAAAATGGCAGGCAAAAAACCTGCAGTCATCCTGGGCGGCCTTGCCGGCTGGCATGCAGCCAAGCAGATTGAAAATTAA
- a CDS encoding RNA polymerase sigma factor yields the protein MLSFIDIYRTHHKTIYRYFLYVTANTSLAEDLTQETFFQAFLSCGTFKEQSAPLTWLMAIARRVYLKHLRQDKKHLHLDTVQNSVCPSRENKPEHVWDNKELSREIIQVLQLLPESYRTVIILREIEECSFEEIGAVLEKSPASVRVILSRAKKRFRELYCQKI from the coding sequence ATGCTTTCTTTTATTGATATTTATCGAACTCATCATAAAACAATATATAGATATTTTTTATATGTTACGGCTAATACCAGCCTGGCAGAGGATTTGACCCAGGAGACCTTTTTTCAGGCTTTTCTCTCCTGTGGGACATTTAAAGAACAAAGTGCCCCTTTAACATGGCTTATGGCAATAGCCCGCAGGGTTTATCTTAAGCATTTGAGGCAGGATAAAAAACACCTGCATCTGGACACAGTCCAAAATTCAGTGTGTCCATCCAGGGAAAATAAGCCTGAACATGTCTGGGATAACAAGGAGCTGTCCAGAGAGATAATTCAAGTCTTACAATTATTGCCAGAATCCTACCGTACTGTAATTATCCTAAGAGAGATAGAGGAATGCAGCTTTGAGGAAATTGGAGCTGTTTTAGAAAAATCCCCAGCCTCTGTCAGGGTAATACTTTCCAGGGCAAAGAAACGCTTTAGAGAACTATATTGTCAGAAAATATGA